A part of Arachis hypogaea cultivar Tifrunner chromosome 12, arahy.Tifrunner.gnm2.J5K5, whole genome shotgun sequence genomic DNA contains:
- the LOC140176820 gene encoding uncharacterized protein gives MTDNELKNLCLIEIEKILNSNARFLRDYQSMSYPEMHDVRFFQNKLIEEELAYDTNELSHTNLYTEQKMTHEQRLVFDEIPNTVITDSSGFYFVYGYGGSSKTFIWNGFSSAIRFRGKIVLNVAFSGIASLLLPSGKTLILNFQYPLQLLMNLLATSSMAV, from the coding sequence ATGACTGATAACGAATTGAAAAACCTCTGTcttattgagattgagaagataCTCAACAGCAATGCGAGATTTTTAAGAGACTATCAATCAATGTCATATCCTGAGATGCATGATGTTCGCTTTTTTCAGAATAAGCTAATAGAGGAGGAGTTAGCATATGACACAAATGAGTTGTCTCATACAAACTTATATACGGAACAAAAGATGACTCATGAGCAAAGGTTAGTATTCGATGAGATACCCAATACTGTTATTACAGACTCTAGTGGTTTTTACTTCGTTTATGGGTATGGTGGGAGTAGTAAGACATTTATTTGGAATGGATTTTCTTCTGCTATTCGGTTTAGAGGAAAGATTGTTTTAAATGTTGCATTCAGTGGAATTGCGTCTTTACTCCTCCCCAGTGGCAAAACACTCATTCTAAATTTTCAATACCCATTACAATTACTGATGAATCTACTTGCAACATCAAGCATGGCAGTTTGA
- the LOC112730364 gene encoding uncharacterized protein, whose amino-acid sequence MTRFPKVAISIPDLHPEVHLHAIKSGLRPGKFQETIAVAKPKTLAEFREKAKGQIDIEELRQARKADKSQFREDDKSSSTKKNFKLTPRFDSYTQFNTKREDIIKEILNSKLIKPPRKAGTYQDAKNVDKSKYCAFHQKHGHNTDDCVVAKDLLERLARQGHLDKYIGGHIQKRAPPSTTNDPFEQQNRGKEKASSSHYERPRGIINCISGGYASGGSSNSARKTSFRTICSVNGPQQDAEMTNQQPEVTFTHADFNSNIQNLDDPVVVTLQLGDLLVRKVLLNPGSSADVLFYSTFQKMKLSDNMLQSTGGDLVGFSGERVPILGSVWLQTTLGEHPLSKTNDIQYLVVDCFIPYNLILGRPFLNKFGAIVSTVHLCVKFPLQDDQVVTIHRDHKEARQCYNIGMKFQNRSRQQVNNVDIKQSGQKLADLDPRADFLERPKPSDDLQKMYFHNDPNKFTYVGTSINTSELQAITTFLQNQADLFAWTPSDMLGIDPQIISHKLAINSAVRPVQQKKRKLGEEKKRASLEEIQKLINAEFIKEIRFTTWLANVVMVRKQNDKWRMCVDFTDLNKACPKDSYPLPSIDSLVDNASGYATLSFMDAYSGYNQILMHPSDQSKTAFITDFGNYCYKVMPFGLKNAGATYQRLMDKVFAKQIGRNIEVYVDDMVAKTQIGNNHVTDLTEIFGQICHYNMRLNPEKCAFAVQGGKFLGFLLTSRGIEANPDKCRAVLDMASPKTVKEVQRLTGRLAALSRFVPCLASTSIPFFQTIKKKNKFHWSDDCEKAFSKLKTTLSQPPILQKPLQGEDLFLYLSVSDWAISSVIVTERNKVQHPIYFVSKTLQHAELNYPRIEKLALALIFSARRLRPYFQSHVIHVRTDHPLRQVLHKPEIAGRLIKWAVELSEFDIRYESRGPIKSQFLAYFIAELTIPSEEDHTKQWTLYVDGSSNNGGCGTGIRLEADDGLILEHSLHLVSKPATINPNMKH is encoded by the coding sequence ATGACCCGCTTCCCCAAGGTCGCAATCAGTATACCTGACCTCCATCCCGAGGTCCACCTACACGCAATCAAGAGCGGACTTCGACCCGGAAAGTTCCAGGAGACAATCGCAGTAGCCAAGCCGAAGACTCTTGCAGAATTTCGTGAGAAAGCAAAAGGACAAATTGATATTGAAGAGCTCAGACAAGCTCGGAAAGCTGACAAGTCACAATTTCGAGAAGACGATAAGAGCTCAAGcactaagaaaaattttaaactaacaCCTCGCTTTGATTCTTATACGCAGTTCAATACTAAGAGAGAGGAcataatcaaagagatcttgaacTCAAAATTGATCAAGCCACCAAGAAAAGCCGGTACCTATCAAGACGCAAAGAATGTAGACAAGTCTAAATACTGCGCTTTCCACCAGAAACACGGCCACAACACTGATGACTGTGTAGTCGCCAAGGACCTTTTAGAACGGTTGGCAAGGCAGGGACACCTTGACAAATACATTGGGGGTCACATCCAAAAGCGCGCCCCTCCTTCCACAACAAACGATCCCTTCGAACAACAAAACCGAGGAAAAGAGAAGGCATCTTCAAGCCACTACGAAAGACCGCGAGGTATAATTAATTGCATTTCAGGAGGATACGCTAGCGGAGGATCCTCGAATTCGGCAAGAAAAACATCGTTCCGAACAATATGCTCGGTAAACGGACCACAACAAGATGCTGAAATGACTAATCAACAACCAGAAGTTACTTTCACACACGCCGACTTCAACTCCAACATACAAAATTTGGACGACCCTGTGGTAGTCACTCTTCAGCTAGGGGATTTGTTGGTAAGAAAAGTACTCCTGAACCCCGGGAGCAGTGCCGACGTTCTGTTCTATTCCACATTCCAAAAAATGAAGCTCAGCGACAACATGCTACAGTCAACAGGTGGAGACTTGGTCGGATTCTCAGGAGAACGGGTTCCAATACTCGGTTCAGTGTGGTTACAAACGACACTGGGTGAGCATCCTCTTTCAAAAACTAATGATATTCAATATTTAGTAGTTGATTGCTTCATTCCATATAACCTTATCCTTGGCCGACCTTTTCTGAACAAGTTCGGCGCAATTGTTTCCACAGTTCATCTGTGTGTTAAGTTTCCCCTGCAGGACGATCAAGTCGTAACAATCCACAGAGATCATAAAGAAGCACGGCAATGTTACAACATCGGCATGAAATTTCAAAATCGTTCAAGGCAACAAGTCAACAATGTCGACATCAAGCAAAGCGGCCAGAAACTTGCCGACCTTGACCCAAGAGCCGACTTCCTCGAACGCCCAAAACCTTCCGACGACCTACAAAAAATGTATTTTCATAATGACCCTAACAAATTTACTTATGTAGGTACCTCAATCAACACATCAGAACTACAGGCCATCACGACCTTTTTGCAAAATCAAGCCGACCTTTTTGCATGGACACCCTCAGACATGCTCGGCATCGACCCACAAATCATCAGTCATAAACTAGCAATAAACTCGGCAGTCCGACCAGTACAACAGAAGAAAAGGAAACTCGGCGAAGAGAAAAAAAGAGCGTCACTAGAGGAAATCCAAAAGCTCATCAACGCAGAATTTATCAAAGAAATCAGATTTACCACCTGGTTAGCcaatgtggtaatggtaagaaaacAAAACGAtaagtggcgcatgtgcgtcgacttcacTGACTTAAACAAAGCATGCCCTAAGGATTCTTACCCTTTACCATCCATAGACTCTTTAGTAGATAACGCGTCAGGTTATGCTACCTTAAGTTTTATGGATGCGTACTCAGGGTATAATCAAATCCTCATGCACCCCTCCGATCAAAGTAAAACGGCATTTATTACTGATTTCGGTAACTATTGTTATAAagttatgccatttggattaaagaaCGCAGGTGCAACTTACCAACGTCTTATGGACAAGGTCTTCGccaaacagatcggcagaaatATCGAAGTCTATGTTGACGATATGGTCGCCAAGACACAAATCGGAAATAATCACGTCACCGACCTCACAGAAATATTCGGCCAAATTTGCCACTACAACATGCGCCTTAATCCCGAGAAATGTGCATTCGCCGTTCAAGGGGGtaagtttttaggttttctactAACAAGCAGAGGAATAGAGGCGAATCCAGACAAATGCCGAGCAGTACTGGACATGGCCAGCCCAAAAACAGTCAAAGAAGTTCAGCGCCTCACAGGAAGACTCGCCGCACTCTCCAGATTTGTTCCTTGCCTAGCTTCAACATCTATCCCCTTTTtccaaacaataaaaaagaaaaacaaatttcaTTGGAGCGACGATTGTGAGAaagctttttcaaaattaaaaacaactcTCTCACAACCGCCGATTTTGCAAAAGCCCCTACAAGGGGAAGACTTATTTCTATACTTATCAGTTTCTGATTGGGCAATAAGCTCGGTTATTGTTACAGAGAGGAATAAAGTTCAGCATCCAATATATTTTGTGAGTAAAACACTCCAGCATGCCGAGCTCAACTATCCGAGGATAGAAAAGCTCGCATTAGCTCTAATATTCTCGGCACGACGACTCCGACCTTATTTCCAAAGCCACGTCATTCATGTTAGAACAGATCACCCATTAAGGCAGGTGTTACACAAACCAGAAATTGCAGGAAGACTCATAAAATGGGCAGTCGAATTATCTGAGTTCGACATCAGGTATGAATCCAGGGGACCGATCAAGTCCCAATTCTTGGCTTATTTCATTGCCGAACTTACAATACCTTCAGAAGAAGACCATACAAAGCAATGGACATTGTACGTGGATGGCTCCTCCAATAATGGGGGCTGTGGAACAGGAATACGCCTGGAGGCCGATGATGGCCTCATATTGGAACATTCTTTACATCTAGTTTCAAAGCCAGCAACAATCAATCCGAATATGAAGCACTAG